A single genomic interval of Littorina saxatilis isolate snail1 linkage group LG17, US_GU_Lsax_2.0, whole genome shotgun sequence harbors:
- the LOC138952126 gene encoding uncharacterized protein, which produces MASAVHEVKKDALVSGIKEINHCLQTLLSGANEAVKVSTEHFIDNEIAKLFGLATAYKNVLHTLKLQKKVDLDQVVEHHYRYQDVREVCDDWKELELQWDDLLKDVDKKLDRSGPDPLTKGQVMSLDEPFLCARTKRETTIRELFKNADSSGSGKGLPTQGSHPAKFLVLILLRHFAULPURDHVAELMARQEEFTTLGAHIVIVSFGLYEGAVKWLKDTKCPFQMLIDSKRQMYQEFGLKRSAFKVWSVECMVYYGEQMRAGKKLPSPYENVHDDVNQMGGDFIVSDKGKLVLCYPSQASTDRPAVNSLLQVLKAGSNSPRTSQLMQADST; this is translated from the exons ATGGCATCTGCAGTACATGAAGTGAAGAAAGATGCCTTGGTGTCAGGCATCAAAGAAATCAACCACTGTCTGCAAACACTACTCTCTGGTGCCAATGAAGCAGTCAAAG TGTCAACAGAACACTTCATTGACAATGAAATTGCTAAGCTGTTTGGACTAGCAACAGCCTACAAGAATGTTCTTCACAC GCTGAAGCTTCAAAAGAAAGTAGATCTTGATCAAGTTGTTGAACACCACTACAG ATATCAAGATGTACGAGAGGTTTGTGATGACTGGAAAGAACTTGAG CTTCAATGGGACGACCTACTCAAAGATGTGGACAAGAAACTGGACAGGTCAGGGCCAGATCCTTTGACCAAAGGACAGGTGATGTCCCTAGATGAACCGTTTCTTTGTGCTCGCACGAAGAGGGAGACCACTATAAGGGAGCTTTTTAAAAATGCGGACAGTTCCGGAAGTGGGAAGGGGTTACCAACACAGGGTTCACATCCTGCAAAATTCCTGGTGCTGATCCTGCTGCGCCACTTTGCCTGACTACCCTGACGCGACCATGTGGCCGAACTGATGGCTAGACAG GAAGAGTTCACTACTTTGGGAGCccacattgtcattgtctcgtTCGGCCTTTATGAAGGGGCAGTGAAGTGGCTGAAGGATACAAAGTGCCCGTTCCAAATGCTGATTGATAGCAAAAGACAG ATGTACCAGGAGTTTGGTCTAAAACGATCAGCTTTCAAG GTTTGGAGTGTGGAATGCATGGTGTACTATGGAGAACAGATGCGAGCAGGGAAGAAGTTGCCCAGTCCCTATGAAAATGTTCATGATGATGTGAACCAG ATGGGAGGCGACTTCATCGTGTCGGACAAGGGAAAGCTTGTCTTGTGCTACCCCAGCCAGGCGTCCACAGACCGACCTGCAGTGAACAGCTTATTGCAAGTCCTAAAAGCAGGATCTAATTCACCCCGCACATCTCAATTG ATGCAGGCTGACAGCACATAG